A single window of Carassius auratus strain Wakin chromosome 9, ASM336829v1, whole genome shotgun sequence DNA harbors:
- the LOC113109108 gene encoding WAS/WASL-interacting protein family member 1-like isoform X2 codes for MSGPPPPPPPGPPPTFSQANIEKPALNKSEKQGRNALLSDISKGARLKKAVTNDRSAPVLDKPKGGGGGGGGGGGGGGGGGGGAPGGLGGLFQGGMPRLRSSGGNTARPPMPPTAGRFPAPSSPAGNRPPLPTAGRPSPGRAGPLPPSVRSPSSPSGPPPLPGGRPSSSSPSVPAPSQPGRRPSLPPPRDPQPSFPPPPMPTSARPPPATIPSRPSDDFPPPPPPTGGSRASFSRDGPLPPPPPSTESKPLSSQRPMGNPPPSLPPGRGGVPPIPPSPRDEPSTRGSPRNSLPPPPPPGRSSPLPPPPNERPPPPGRGPSTRSGPLPPPPAGGGGGRGVSPPLPPPNRPGGSGRPPLPPDPPRVPSFPPPPPDTINGYQSPPAPATDEWGMRFSFHPPSEFPPPEPFVSFPKTYPSKSGGKGTRDRGAPPLPPLPR; via the exons ATGTCTGGCCCGCCACCACCGCCCCCTCCTGGCCCTCCTCCAACCTTTTCACAG GCAAACATAGAGAAGCCAGCCCTGAACAAATCTGAAAAGCAAGGGAGAAATGCTTTACTATCGGATATCAGCAAAGGAGCTCGGCTGAAGAAAGCTGTCACCAATGATCGGAGTGCCCCAGTGCTGGACA aGCCCAAAGGAGGCGgaggcggaggaggaggaggaggaggaggaggtggaggaggaggaggaggagctccAGGTGGACTAGGTGGGCTGTTTCAGGGAGGAATGCCAAGACTGAGATCATCAGGAGGCAATACCG CAAGACCACCGATGCCTCCTACAGCGGGGAGATTCCCAGCACCCAGCAGCCCAGCCGGAAACAGACCCCCGCTCCCAACCGCTGGACGACCCTCTCCTGGGAGGGCCGGACCCCTACCCCCCTCGGTTCGCTCGCCCAGCTCTCCCAGCGGCCCACCGCCTCTACCAGGAGGGCGACCATCAAGTTCCTCCCCTTCTGTTCCAGCCCCCAGCCAGCCGGGCAGACGTCCAAGCCTTCCTCCACCGAGGGATCCCCAGCCTTCCTTCCCTCCACCCCCAATGCCCACAAGCGCCCGGCCGCCACCAGCCACGATCCCAAGCAGGCCCTCGGATGACTTCCCTCCCCCTCCACCACCCACCGGAGGAAGCAGAGCATCATTTTCTAGAGATGGGCCACTACCACCACCGCCGCCATCAACTGAGAGTAAACCCCTGAGTTCTCAGAGGCCTATGGGTAATCCGCCTCCATCCTTACCTCCAGGAAGAGGAGGGGTCCCACCCATCCCACCATCCCCACGGGACGAGCCCAGCACAAGAGGCTCTCCTAGAAACAGTCTTCCTCCTCCACCACCCCCTGGACGCTCCAGCCCTCTGCCACCTCCACCCAACGAGAGGCCGCCTCCACCGGGACGAGGCCCATCCACACGCTCAG GTCCTCTACCACCTCCACccgctggaggaggaggaggcagagGAGTGTCTCCCCCCTTACCTCCTCCTAATCGTCCCGGTGGATCCGGCAGACCCCCTCTACCCCCAGACCCTCCCAGGGTGCCCAGCTTCCCTCCTCCACCCCCCGACACCATCAATGGCTACCAGAGTCCTCCAGCACCTGCCACAG ATGAGTGGGGGATGAGGTTTTCCTTCCATCCTCCATCTGAATTTCCTCCACCGGAGCCGTTCGTGTCCTTCCCCAAGACGTACCCCAGCAAATCTGGAGGCAAAG gaACGAGAGACAGAGGAGCGCCACCCTTGCCTCCACTTCCCAGATAA
- the LOC113109108 gene encoding WAS/WASL-interacting protein family member 1-like isoform X1 yields MSGPPPPPPPGPPPTFSQANIEKPALNKSEKQGRNALLSDISKGARLKKAVTNDRSAPVLDKPKGGGGGGGGGGGGGGGGGGGAPGGLGGLFQGGMPRLRSSGGNTAARPPMPPTAGRFPAPSSPAGNRPPLPTAGRPSPGRAGPLPPSVRSPSSPSGPPPLPGGRPSSSSPSVPAPSQPGRRPSLPPPRDPQPSFPPPPMPTSARPPPATIPSRPSDDFPPPPPPTGGSRASFSRDGPLPPPPPSTESKPLSSQRPMGNPPPSLPPGRGGVPPIPPSPRDEPSTRGSPRNSLPPPPPPGRSSPLPPPPNERPPPPGRGPSTRSGPLPPPPAGGGGGRGVSPPLPPPNRPGGSGRPPLPPDPPRVPSFPPPPPDTINGYQSPPAPATDEWGMRFSFHPPSEFPPPEPFVSFPKTYPSKSGGKGTRDRGAPPLPPLPR; encoded by the exons ATGTCTGGCCCGCCACCACCGCCCCCTCCTGGCCCTCCTCCAACCTTTTCACAG GCAAACATAGAGAAGCCAGCCCTGAACAAATCTGAAAAGCAAGGGAGAAATGCTTTACTATCGGATATCAGCAAAGGAGCTCGGCTGAAGAAAGCTGTCACCAATGATCGGAGTGCCCCAGTGCTGGACA aGCCCAAAGGAGGCGgaggcggaggaggaggaggaggaggaggaggtggaggaggaggaggaggagctccAGGTGGACTAGGTGGGCTGTTTCAGGGAGGAATGCCAAGACTGAGATCATCAGGAGGCAATACCG CAGCAAGACCACCGATGCCTCCTACAGCGGGGAGATTCCCAGCACCCAGCAGCCCAGCCGGAAACAGACCCCCGCTCCCAACCGCTGGACGACCCTCTCCTGGGAGGGCCGGACCCCTACCCCCCTCGGTTCGCTCGCCCAGCTCTCCCAGCGGCCCACCGCCTCTACCAGGAGGGCGACCATCAAGTTCCTCCCCTTCTGTTCCAGCCCCCAGCCAGCCGGGCAGACGTCCAAGCCTTCCTCCACCGAGGGATCCCCAGCCTTCCTTCCCTCCACCCCCAATGCCCACAAGCGCCCGGCCGCCACCAGCCACGATCCCAAGCAGGCCCTCGGATGACTTCCCTCCCCCTCCACCACCCACCGGAGGAAGCAGAGCATCATTTTCTAGAGATGGGCCACTACCACCACCGCCGCCATCAACTGAGAGTAAACCCCTGAGTTCTCAGAGGCCTATGGGTAATCCGCCTCCATCCTTACCTCCAGGAAGAGGAGGGGTCCCACCCATCCCACCATCCCCACGGGACGAGCCCAGCACAAGAGGCTCTCCTAGAAACAGTCTTCCTCCTCCACCACCCCCTGGACGCTCCAGCCCTCTGCCACCTCCACCCAACGAGAGGCCGCCTCCACCGGGACGAGGCCCATCCACACGCTCAG GTCCTCTACCACCTCCACccgctggaggaggaggaggcagagGAGTGTCTCCCCCCTTACCTCCTCCTAATCGTCCCGGTGGATCCGGCAGACCCCCTCTACCCCCAGACCCTCCCAGGGTGCCCAGCTTCCCTCCTCCACCCCCCGACACCATCAATGGCTACCAGAGTCCTCCAGCACCTGCCACAG ATGAGTGGGGGATGAGGTTTTCCTTCCATCCTCCATCTGAATTTCCTCCACCGGAGCCGTTCGTGTCCTTCCCCAAGACGTACCCCAGCAAATCTGGAGGCAAAG gaACGAGAGACAGAGGAGCGCCACCCTTGCCTCCACTTCCCAGATAA